Genomic window (Bradyrhizobium sp. 186):
ATTTGTCTCGTCATTGCGAGGAGCAAAGCGACGAAGATTCCATGGGGAGTGGATAGCGACCAGGTCTGAGGCCAGACTGAGGTTGCTGACCCCCTCAACCTGGAGACGACGATGTTGCTCGATCATCCTTCCGACGGACCGACCGCTATCCGGACGCAGTTTGGCGCAATTTTTGTGTCTTTGGAACTGAGCCGTTCGACGTGGGTGATTACGTCACTTTCGCCTGGTACGGGCGAGAAGATGTCCAGGCACAGCGTCACGGCCGGCGATACGGCTGAGCTGATGAAGCTGTTTGCGGAACTCAGGCGCAAGGCGGAGGCCAGGACCCGCGAGAGCTATCCGATCATCACGATCCAGGAAGCTGGGCTGGACGGGTTCTGGCTGCACCGTGTTCTGCAACAGAACGGCATTGAGAGCCACGTGGTCGATCCCGCCTCGATTGCGACGTCGCGACGGCGGCGGCGGGCCAAGACTGACAGGCTCGATGGCGAGGCGCTGTTGCGGGCGCTTCTGGCCTACAAGCGCGGCGAGCCGCGGGTCTGTGCGATGGTGGTTGCGCCCTCGCCTGAAGAGGAGGACCGGCGCAGGCTGTGTCGCGAACGAGCGACGCTGATCGCCGAGCGCATCACGCATGTGAACCGGATCAAGGGTCTTCTGTTCGCGCAGGGGATATCCGACTACGTGCCGCTGCGGCGCAATCGGCGGGCGCGGCTTGAGGCCTTGCGCACGGGCGACGGGCGGGAGCTGCCTTCGCATTTGAAGGCGCAGATCGGCCGCGAGCTCGATCGGGTCGAACTGCTTCTGGAACAGATCAAGGCGGTCGAGGCCGCGCGAGATGCTCTGCTGGCCGCAGCCCGGAAGCCTGCAGACAAGAACGCTGCAGACAAGGTCGCGCCGGATCCGGTGGCGATGCTGCTGGCCTTGAAAGGGCTCGGCGCCAACTTTGCGGCCGTGCTCTGGTCGGAGGCGTTCTACCGGCAGTTCTCCAACCGCCGCCAGGTCGCCGCCTATGCGGGGCTTGCGGCGACGCCGTGGCAAAGCGGAGGCATCCGGCACGAGCAGGGCGTGTCGAAGGCCGGCAATCCCAGGCTGCGGACCACAATGATCCAGCTCGCCTGGCTGTGGATACGTCACCAGCCGCAGTCGGCCCTGACGCGCTGGTTCAAGGAGCGAAGCCCGCAAGGCCGCAAGCGCGCGATCGTGGCGCTGGCGCGCAAGCTTCTCGTGACCTTGTGGAAGTATGTCACCGCGGGCGAGACCATCGAGGGGGCCGTGATGAAGCCCGCCGCCTGATCCGGACCGCACCAAGCGGCGTGCTTCGCCGCCCGCGCGCAACGAAAGAACCATAACCCATCTGCCGAGGCCCGATCAGTCTCGGAAGATCCGGGTGGACGAACCGATGGATTGCATGGCTTCAAACGCCGCAACGAAGAATGGCCTCGTCCTCTCGAGCCTGCCCGCCGCAAGCGGAATCGTGGTGCAGTCGCCTTGTGCGACGACCGAATGTGAGTTTGATCTGGCAAGCAACCCAGATCGTCGAACCGGCTCGACCCTTGGATCGCAAATGCGAGGATGGCAGATGCCCTGACAGAACCGCCAACGCGAGGAGCTCCTATCGGCCCAACGCACCAAGCATGATGGCGTGCTCGCTCAACTCAAGGCCAAGCCGCTTCGCGGCGGCCCTAACAGGCCGGCCTTGACTTGATCTGCGCGCGCCATCCTGCAGAACCCGCGGTCGGGACGAAGAGGTGGCTGCAGTCGAACAAAAAGGTGACTGCTCATCCTTGACACACACATTCCCCATGTGAGCAATCCAGGCTGTCGCCGCGGAGGGATTCTGGATTGCTTCGCTTCGCTCGCAATGACGGTGTGGCGGTGGTGGTGATCGCCTACGCCGCAACGATCTCCTGGCGCTGCTCGCCGAGGCCCTCGATGCCGAGCGTCACGATGTCGCCGACATTGAGGAAGGTCGGCGGCTTCATGCCGAGACCGACACCGGGCGGGGTGCCCGTGGTGATGATGTCGCCGGGCAGCAGCGTCATGAACTGCGAGACGTAGGAGATGCACTTGGCCATCGAGAAGATCATGGTCTTGGTCGAGCCGGTCTGGCGGCGCTGGCCGTTGACGTCGAGCCACATCGACAGGTTCTGCACGTCCTTAATCTCGTCCTTGGTGGCGAGCCACGGTCCAACCGGGCCGAACGTGTCGTGCGACTTGCCCTTGGTCCACTGACCCAGGCGTTCGGTCTGGAAGTTGCGCTCGGACACGTCGTTGCAGACGCAATAGCCGGCGACGTAATTCAGCGCGTCAGCTTCCGAGACATATTTGGCGCGGGTGCCGATGATCGCGGCGATCTCGACTTCCCAGTCGAGCTTGGTCGAGCCGCGCGGCTTCTCGACCGCGTCGTTCGGGCCAGAGAGGGACGTGTTCGCCTTCATGAAGATGATCGGCTCGGTCGGGATCGCAGCGCCGGTTTCCTTGGCGTGGTCGCTGTAGTTGAGGCCGATCGCGACGAATTTCGAGATACCGGTGACGGGCGCGCCGAACCGCGGCTTGCCGGAGACGGCGGGCAGCGAGGCCGGGTCGATGGCGGCCAGCTTCTTCAGGGTATCAGGCGAATAGGCCTCGCCGGTCAGGTCCTTCACATGCGCCGACAGGTCGCGCACCTGGCCGGATTTGTCGATCAGGCCGGGCTTTTCCGCACCCTTTTCGCCGTAACGAACAAGCTTCATTCTCGTTTCTCCCTGGGATGGACCGATCGGTTGAATAGCTTCATGGAACAGGGCGGCGGGAAATTCAACCGCTCAAAGCGTGCCGCATTGCAGCCCCTCCTTTGTAGGGTGGGCAAAGGAGCGAAGCGACGTGCCCACCAATTCTCTTGGTCGTCTGGGGATGGTAGGCACGCTTCGTTTTGCCCACCCTACGATTGCAGCGCCACAAACCTGAACGCGTCCCCGTCCCGCCTGATGTGCCCGGCGGAAAAATGCCCGCCGATCACCAGCGTCGGCGTGTCGGCAAACCGACCGAACAATTCGCGCCGCGTCACGGCCGATTGTGTCTGGTCGGAATCCGCGGTCGAGGACCAGCCGAGATGCGCCATCTGGCAGGGGTGGTGTGCGACGTCGCCGGTGAGCAGCCCCTGCTCGCCGTCCGATTGGATCAGGATGCTCATGTGGCCCGGGCTGTGACCCGGCGTTGGGATCATGCGGATCTCCTCGCAGAGCCGATGGTCGCCCGGGATCAGCTCGGCCCGATCGGCAGCAACGATCGGTTTCACGGAATCGTTGAACACGGCCTGCTTGTCCGGCTCGGTCGAATGGTCGCGCCAATGCTCGTATTCGGTCCTGCCGAAGACGTAGCGCGCCTTCGGGAAGGTCGGCACCCATTTGCCGTCGACGAGCTTCGTGTTCCAGCCGACATGGTCGACGTGAAGATGCGTGCACAGCACGGTGTCGATGCTGTCGGGAGCAAAGCCTGCCGCCATCATCGTCTCCAGGAACGGCGTGGTGCGGTTATTCCAGGTCGGGACATTGCGGCCCTGCTTGTCGTTGCCGAGGCCGGTATCGACCACGATGCGCCGGTGAGGGGTTTCCACCACCAGCGAGTGGATCGACATTTTCAGCCGGCCCTCTTCGGTGGCGAAATCCGGAATCAGCCAGGCAGCTTCTGGATTTCTTCGTTGCTCGCCAACGGCAGGATGAAGCGGGTCGAGCCGACCGTCTCCAATTCCACCACCCTGGTGATTTTGACCCTGCCGACCTTCCACTGCATGCGGCGTATCCCCATGTTCTTGCTTTGGCGCCGAAAGATGCGGTTTTCCGCGCCTGATCGCAATGGATCATCTGACGGCGTGCCGCGTTGTCGCGGGAACCCAGGAGCGAGACGATGCCAGAGCTTGCGATTTCCGCCGAAAAGGTCGCCTTCATCATCGAAAAGGCCCGCGAATTCGACGTCAAGGAAGCGGCGTCCGATCCGGACTCGGGCTCGAATCCCCCCGACGATGATGAGATCGACGTTCTCGAGGACACCAATTCGGATCCGGTCGCACGCGAGTTGGCCGGCTTCATCAGCGCGATGAACGAGGACGAGCAGCTCGACCTCATTACGCTGATGTGGCTTGGCCGCGGCGATGGCTCCGTCGATGAGTGGGACGATTTGCGCGCCCGCGCGCTCGAGGCGCGCGCCGAATACAAGGCTCCTCGTCGCGAAGCGGTGCAATATCTGCTGGGCGAGCCGATGCTGGGCGATCTGCTGGCCGACGGGCTCGACGAACTCGGCATCGACTGGACCGACGAGCGGACCACCGCTGATTCCTCCGGTCCCAGCGAACGGGACGAGGATGAGCTGACGAAACAGCGGTGATCGTCATTGTTCACCTCGCCCCGCTTGCAGGGGCGAGGGAGAGCACCTGCAATCGCGGTTACAGCGTCCCGGGGAAGGCGCCGCCATCGAGCAAAATGTTCTGGCCCGTGATGAAGCCGGCCCGGGAGCCGCACAGGAAGGCGCAGGCATAGCCGAACTCGTCGGGATCGCCGAAGCGGCCCGCGGGGTTGAGCTTGGCGCGCTCGGCCAGGATCTGATCCGGCGTGATGCCGCGCTTCTCGGCTTCGGCCTTTGCGGTGCCGCGCAGACGATCGGTCTCGAACGGGCCCGGCAGCAGGCCGTTGATGGTCACGTTGTTGATCACCGTTTTGCGCGAGAGGCCAGCGATGAAGCCGGTGAGGCCGGCGCGTGCGCCGTTGGAGAGGCCGAGGATGTCGATCGGCGCTTTCACCGCGGCCGAGGTGATGTTGACGATGCGGCCGAACTTGCGCGCCATCATGCCGTCCACGGTCGCCTTGATCAGCTCGATCGGCGTCAGCATGTTGGCGTCGATCGCCTTGATCCAGTCGTCGCGGGTCCAGTTGCGGAAGTCGCCGGGCGGCGGCCCGCCGGCGTTGTTGATCAGGATGTCCGGCTCGGGGCAGGCCTTCAGCACGGCCTCGCGGCCCGCCGGCGTCGTGATGTCGCCGACGATCTCGGTGACTGTCACGTCCGGATAGGCTTTGCGGATGTCGTCGGCCGTCTTCTTCAAGGCCTCGGCGCCGCGCGCAGTCAGCGTGACATGAACGCCCGCTTCGGCAAGCGAGATGGCGCAGGCGCGCCCCAAGCCCTTGCTGGATGCGCAGACGATGGCGCGGCGACCTTTGATCCCAAGATCCACTGTTTCACTCCCGTAATGTCAGGCAGGTTTTCGATGCCGCCACTCTATCGAACCTTGGCGCCGCTGATAAGGGACGGGCTCGCATCAAAATGCATGCGCGCTTGCGCGGCGATGCAAATGCGCCTGATCAGATGCGCCGTTCCTGCTTGAGGCGGTCGATCGTGGCCGCAGCCTCCGGCGGCAGCGACTTGAAGCCCATCTGGCCGACCGTCGAGAACAGCGGCCGCAGATGCGAGCCGGCGAGGAAGGGCGGCTGGTGGTTGGCCGGCACGATCCGGTCGAACACCAGCACCAGCGTGGTCGCGACAAGGCCGACCCTGATGGCACCGAGCGCGGCGCCGCCGAGGCGGTCGCCGATACCGGCCTCGCCGATGGTGTCGTTCAGCGCGATGCGGCCGATATGCCCGAACAGCATGCCGACCACCACGAAGATGCCGAAGAACCATATCCAGTTCTGCAGCAGCGGCGAGTTCGGATTGCTGGTAATCTGCGGTGCAATGAGCGGCATCAGCGCAACCGCGATGGGCGCGGCGAGGAGATAGGCGAGGATGGTCATGGCGCTGCGGAGCAGGCCGGTCCTGAAACCGAAACCGACCGCGATCGCGAGCGCCGCATAGACCGCGAGATCGAAGCTGTTCATGAGCGGGAGCCTGCCATGGAACGAATGAACGCCGAACCGATCATTCCGGTTTCAGATCGCTAAAATCGTCTGTATTGATGGGCTCCAAAAGCTCAAGGGTTGCGCCAATGTCAGACTTATTCGACGTCAGTCAAGAAACCGTCCTCGTGACCGGCGCGAGCCAGGGGCTGGGGCGGCAGTTTGCCCGGGTTTTGGCGGCACATGGCGCAGCCGTCGCGCTCGCGGCGCGGCAAACGGACAAGCTGAAGAGTCTCGAAGAGGAGATCCGCGGCAAGGGCGGCCGTGCGGCGGCGGTCGCGCTCGATGTCACCGACACCGCCTCGATCGCCAGGGCGGTTGATGCAACGGAAGCCGCGCTCGGCCCCGTCACGGTTCTGATCAACAATGCCGGCATCGCCATCGAGAAGCTTGCGACCGAGCAGACCGAAGCTGATTGGGACGCGGTGATCGGCGCCAATCTCAAGGGCGCCTATTTCCTCGCGACCGAAGTCGCGCGGCGCATGATCGCGCGCCAGCAGGAAGGCAACATCGTCAACATCGCCTCCGTGCTCGGCACCGGCGTCCTGAAGGCGGTCTCACCCTACGCGATCTCCAAGGCCGGCATCCTCCAGGCGACCAAGGCAATGGCACTGGAGCTTGCAGGGCAAAACATCCGCATCAACGCACTCGCGCCCGGCTATATCGACACCGAGATGAACCACGCGTTCTGGTCGACACCGCCCGGCGAGCGTCTGACCAAGCGCATCCCGCAGCGCCGCGTCGGCGCCGAGTCCGATCTCGACGGCGCCATCCTGCTGCTGGCGTCGAAGGCATCGCGGTACATGACGGGGAGTGTGGTGACGGTGGATGGCGGGTTCTTGTTGAATTGAACTCTTTCTTCACCTCGCCCCGCTTGCGGGGAGAGATCGCATCGCATCGAAGATGCGATGCGGGTGAGGGGGACTCTCCGCGAGTCCGCCTCTCACCGTTTTCGCGGATAGAGGCCCCTCACCCCAACCCTCTCCCCGTAAGAACGGGGAGAGGGAGAAGAACTACCGCATCTCCGCCCGGATCATATCCGCCGCCTTCTCGCCGATCATGATGGTCGGCGCATTGGTGTTGCCGCCGATCAGCGTCGGCATGATCGAAGCGTCCACAACGCGTAAGCCTTCGACGCCGTGCACCTTCAACGCCGGATCGACCACGGCCATCGCGTCGGTGCCCATCTTGCAGCTGCCGACGGGGTGATAGACGGTGTCGACGCGCTCGCGCAGCAGTGCGCGGATGTCGTCGTCGGTACGCACGTTGGCGGTGAACATGTCCTTGGTCTGGAGCGCGCGTAGCGAAGGCGTCTCCATCAGGCGGCGCGTGGTCTTGAAGCCCGCGACCATGGTCTCCAGATCATCCGCTTCGCCAAGGAAATTCGGGTCAATCAGCGGCGCTTGCATCGCATCGCGGCTTGCAAGCGAAACGTTGCCGCGGCTCTTCGGCCTGAGCAGGCAGACGTGACAGGAGAAGCCGGTGCCGCCATGGCGCTTGCGGCCGTGGTCGTCGACCATGGCCATGCCGAAATGCAACTAGATATCGGGAATGGCGAGGTTGCGCTGCGTCTTCAGGAAGCCGCCGCATTCGGCGAAGTTGGAGGTGAGGGGGCCGCGCCGTTCCCTGCGGTATTGCAGGATGGCGCGGATCAGCCGCGGCATGCCCTTGAGCGAGATGCCCGCGAAATTGGGATTGTCGGACATGTAGCCGAAGATGAAGTCGGGATGATCCTGCAAATTCTGTCCGACGCCTGGCAGATGATGCAAGCTCTCAATGCCGTGTTCACCGAGCGTGGCCGCATCGCCGGCGCCTGACAGCATCAGCAGCTGCGGCGACTGGAACGCGCCGGCGGCCAAGATCACCTCGCGTCGCGCGCGAAGCTGTTTCAATTCCTTGCCCTGCCGGTACTCGACGCCGACCGCGCGCCTGCCCTCGAACAGGATGCGCGTGGCATGCGCCTGCGTCTCGACGCGCAAATTGGCGCGCTTGCCGATGTGCGGATGGACATAGGCGCGCGCCGCGCTCCAGCGCTCGCCGTTCTTCTGCGTCACCTGGTAGATGCCGAGGCCTTCATGGTCGTCGCCGTTGAAATCCTCGCGGAGGCGGAACTGTCCTTCTTGCGCTGCCTGCAGGAAGATCTGCTGCACCGAATTGCCGGAGCGCAGCTTGTTGACGGCGAGGGGGCCGTCCTTGCCGTGATATGCGCCGTCGAAATCGGAATTATTCTCGGCGCGCTTGAAATACGGCAGCACGTCCGTATAGGCCCAGCCGGTGTTGCCGAGCGAAGCCCAGTGGTCGTAGTCGGAGCGGTGGCCGCGAATATAGACCATGGCGTTGATCGCCGAGGAGCCGCCGAGCCCTTTTCCGCGCGGCTGGTAGCCAATGCGGCCGTTCAGCCCCTTCTGCGGCACGGTGTTGAAGGCCCAGTTGTTGACGGTGCCCGCCACCATCAGCACCAGCGCGCCCGGCGTGGTCACGACCCAGTTGTCGCAAGCACCGCCGGCATCGAGCAGCGCCACCGATGTTCCCACGTCCTCCGACAGACGTCCCGCCACAGCACAGCCGCCCGAGCCCGCGCCCACGACGACGAAATCGAATGTATTGGTCACTTATGTTTCCCCCTGCAATTTTCCTCTTCTCGTCATTCCGGGGCGCGCGCAGCGCGAACCCGGAATCCATCCATCCGCATGATTGGTGGCGAGATGGATTCCGGGTTCGCGCTGGCGCGCGCCCCGGAATGACGGGTGGCTACGACATGAACCGCATCAGCTTCTCCAACCGCGCGATCTTGCCGCCATAGGGCGGATAGAGGTCGGCGAGGCGGTTGAATTTCGAGCGGTAGAACACCGGCTTCAGCTTGCTGAACGTGCGAAAACCCCACTCGCCGTGATAGGCGCCGGTGCCGGAGGCGCCGACG
Coding sequences:
- a CDS encoding IS110 family transposase; translation: MLLDHPSDGPTAIRTQFGAIFVSLELSRSTWVITSLSPGTGEKMSRHSVTAGDTAELMKLFAELRRKAEARTRESYPIITIQEAGLDGFWLHRVLQQNGIESHVVDPASIATSRRRRRAKTDRLDGEALLRALLAYKRGEPRVCAMVVAPSPEEEDRRRLCRERATLIAERITHVNRIKGLLFAQGISDYVPLRRNRRARLEALRTGDGRELPSHLKAQIGRELDRVELLLEQIKAVEAARDALLAAARKPADKNAADKVAPDPVAMLLALKGLGANFAAVLWSEAFYRQFSNRRQVAAYAGLAATPWQSGGIRHEQGVSKAGNPRLRTTMIQLAWLWIRHQPQSALTRWFKERSPQGRKRAIVALARKLLVTLWKYVTAGETIEGAVMKPAA
- a CDS encoding fumarylacetoacetate hydrolase family protein; the protein is MKLVRYGEKGAEKPGLIDKSGQVRDLSAHVKDLTGEAYSPDTLKKLAAIDPASLPAVSGKPRFGAPVTGISKFVAIGLNYSDHAKETGAAIPTEPIIFMKANTSLSGPNDAVEKPRGSTKLDWEVEIAAIIGTRAKYVSEADALNYVAGYCVCNDVSERNFQTERLGQWTKGKSHDTFGPVGPWLATKDEIKDVQNLSMWLDVNGQRRQTGSTKTMIFSMAKCISYVSQFMTLLPGDIITTGTPPGVGLGMKPPTFLNVGDIVTLGIEGLGEQRQEIVAA
- a CDS encoding DUF3775 domain-containing protein is translated as MPELAISAEKVAFIIEKAREFDVKEAASDPDSGSNPPDDDEIDVLEDTNSDPVARELAGFISAMNEDEQLDLITLMWLGRGDGSVDEWDDLRARALEARAEYKAPRREAVQYLLGEPMLGDLLADGLDELGIDWTDERTTADSSGPSERDEDELTKQR
- a CDS encoding SDR family oxidoreductase, translating into MDLGIKGRRAIVCASSKGLGRACAISLAEAGVHVTLTARGAEALKKTADDIRKAYPDVTVTEIVGDITTPAGREAVLKACPEPDILINNAGGPPPGDFRNWTRDDWIKAIDANMLTPIELIKATVDGMMARKFGRIVNITSAAVKAPIDILGLSNGARAGLTGFIAGLSRKTVINNVTINGLLPGPFETDRLRGTAKAEAEKRGITPDQILAERAKLNPAGRFGDPDEFGYACAFLCGSRAGFITGQNILLDGGAFPGTL
- a CDS encoding CvpA family protein encodes the protein MNSFDLAVYAALAIAVGFGFRTGLLRSAMTILAYLLAAPIAVALMPLIAPQITSNPNSPLLQNWIWFFGIFVVVGMLFGHIGRIALNDTIGEAGIGDRLGGAALGAIRVGLVATTLVLVFDRIVPANHQPPFLAGSHLRPLFSTVGQMGFKSLPPEAAATIDRLKQERRI
- a CDS encoding SDR family oxidoreductase; translated protein: MSDLFDVSQETVLVTGASQGLGRQFARVLAAHGAAVALAARQTDKLKSLEEEIRGKGGRAAAVALDVTDTASIARAVDATEAALGPVTVLINNAGIAIEKLATEQTEADWDAVIGANLKGAYFLATEVARRMIARQQEGNIVNIASVLGTGVLKAVSPYAISKAGILQATKAMALELAGQNIRINALAPGYIDTEMNHAFWSTPPGERLTKRIPQRRVGAESDLDGAILLLASKASRYMTGSVVTVDGGFLLN